A genomic segment from Legionella micdadei encodes:
- a CDS encoding acyl-CoA thioesterase, whose translation MTNQKLAIHQKVFSIEWGDMDALGHVNNGRYFDYFQQARIEWLESLKLDMKQGTGPVVIHVACTFLKPIVYPATLRLTSTLHSPGRSSIIIDHDIYQGEELMTQGTSKVVWVDYQKNCSIPLPESIMNLFGSASR comes from the coding sequence ATGACGAATCAAAAATTAGCCATCCACCAAAAAGTGTTTTCGATTGAATGGGGTGATATGGATGCCTTAGGTCATGTCAATAATGGCCGCTACTTCGATTATTTTCAGCAAGCGCGCATTGAATGGTTAGAGAGCCTCAAATTAGACATGAAACAAGGGACAGGGCCGGTGGTGATCCACGTCGCCTGCACTTTTTTAAAGCCCATTGTCTATCCAGCCACGCTAAGGTTAACCAGCACCTTACACAGCCCTGGCCGCTCTAGCATCATCATTGATCATGATATTTATCAAGGCGAGGAATTAATGACCCAAGGTACCAGCAAAGTGGTTTGGGTAGACTATCAGAAGAACTGCTCCATTCCTTTGCCAGAAAGTATCATGAACTTATTTGGCAGCGCATCACGATAG
- a CDS encoding primosomal protein N', translating to MATQLRIRYKVCIPHTNRDYFDYVADDLKPCAGARVWVPFRTKTRLGLVIGHHTLEDDDTTLKSITSVIDEQPLLSEDLLTLCRWVSSYYQSPLSEVIPLALPKKYRQGLKKELPTCNYYELAVPRESAQQFLSARARKQLALIEFLSQQQNPVSKSVLQKEGFNQAQIEALLALNIISVTQKIALPTHPNQNTEQPLALNEEQAAALNKLTEYMNTYHCFLLQGVTGSGKTEVYLQLIAKILGQGRQVLILVPEIGLTPQLLARFTARFNQPMGVIHSNLNETERQVAWQLANDNLIKLVIGTRTAVFTPMPSLGLIIIDEEHDASLKQMDGVRYSARDTALMRAYLAKIPIILGSATPSLESLYNCVSNKYTLLRLQQRALATSPLHFRLLDIRNTQLQNGLAPGSLALIAEHLAQGNQVLVFINRRGFAPVLLCHQCGWMADCHACDSHLTLHRQLGRLICHHCGATKKIPTQCGSCSGTELLPIGAGTQRIHEFLQTQFPDTNLLRIDRDEVRKKNELNTQLERINKGEAQLIVGTQMLAKGHHFPRLTLVVVLDTDAGFYNQDFRALERLGQLLTQVSGRAGRAQFAGQVLIQTHIPQHPLLNLLIQQGYEVFAKALLVMRQHAELPPYHYLAVIRAQDKIPSEVLHFLHTAKEQLETAGIRVLGPAPAPLARKAKQHRMQLLIKSPSRKILHNALTKLRAWLTMNKLNNAVRWNVDIDPMDLS from the coding sequence ATGGCAACGCAGTTGAGAATACGCTATAAAGTTTGTATTCCGCACACTAATCGCGATTATTTTGATTACGTTGCGGATGATCTGAAACCTTGTGCTGGTGCCCGAGTGTGGGTTCCCTTCCGCACTAAGACTCGATTAGGCTTAGTAATAGGCCATCACACTTTAGAAGATGACGATACCACCCTCAAATCGATTACCTCAGTCATTGATGAACAACCTTTGCTAAGCGAAGATCTACTTACTTTGTGCCGATGGGTAAGCAGTTACTATCAGTCGCCATTGTCTGAAGTCATTCCCCTTGCTTTACCAAAAAAATACCGCCAGGGTTTGAAAAAGGAATTACCTACCTGCAACTATTATGAGCTTGCTGTCCCTCGAGAATCAGCACAACAATTTTTATCGGCAAGAGCGCGTAAGCAACTTGCCCTGATTGAGTTTTTAAGCCAACAGCAAAATCCAGTGAGTAAATCAGTACTGCAAAAAGAAGGATTTAATCAAGCCCAAATCGAAGCCCTATTAGCATTAAACATCATTTCAGTAACGCAAAAAATTGCCCTCCCCACCCACCCCAACCAAAATACCGAGCAGCCACTTGCACTGAATGAGGAACAAGCCGCTGCTTTAAACAAACTCACTGAGTATATGAACACTTATCACTGCTTCTTGTTGCAGGGGGTCACAGGGAGCGGTAAAACCGAAGTTTACTTGCAACTGATTGCTAAAATCTTAGGGCAGGGTAGGCAAGTCCTGATTTTAGTTCCTGAGATCGGCCTTACCCCTCAATTACTCGCGCGATTTACAGCGCGTTTTAACCAGCCGATGGGGGTGATTCATTCGAATTTAAATGAAACAGAGAGGCAAGTCGCTTGGCAGTTAGCCAATGATAACTTGATTAAATTGGTCATCGGCACGCGAACCGCCGTTTTCACGCCAATGCCTTCATTGGGTCTGATCATCATTGATGAAGAACACGACGCCTCTTTGAAACAAATGGATGGAGTGCGCTATTCTGCCCGTGATACCGCATTAATGCGGGCCTATTTAGCTAAAATCCCCATTATTTTAGGCTCAGCTACACCTAGCCTTGAAAGTTTGTATAATTGTGTATCAAACAAATACACCTTATTACGCCTTCAGCAAAGGGCACTCGCCACCTCGCCCTTGCACTTTCGCCTTCTCGATATTCGTAATACCCAACTGCAAAACGGACTGGCTCCCGGTAGTCTGGCTTTGATTGCCGAACATTTAGCACAGGGGAATCAAGTGCTAGTCTTTATAAACCGACGTGGTTTTGCTCCCGTACTACTTTGTCATCAATGTGGTTGGATGGCTGATTGCCATGCCTGTGATAGCCACCTCACCTTGCATCGTCAATTGGGGCGCCTCATTTGCCACCACTGCGGTGCGACAAAAAAAATTCCCACTCAATGCGGCTCTTGCAGCGGCACTGAGTTACTCCCTATTGGTGCAGGCACACAGCGGATCCACGAGTTTCTGCAAACCCAGTTTCCAGATACCAATCTCCTGCGCATTGATCGCGATGAAGTAAGGAAAAAAAACGAACTGAATACTCAGCTTGAACGTATCAATAAAGGCGAAGCCCAGTTAATTGTTGGGACGCAAATGCTAGCGAAGGGCCATCATTTTCCCCGTTTAACTTTAGTGGTTGTTCTTGATACTGATGCTGGTTTTTATAATCAAGATTTTCGTGCTTTAGAGCGGCTAGGGCAACTTTTAACCCAGGTTTCTGGACGGGCAGGACGAGCGCAATTTGCAGGCCAAGTGCTTATCCAAACCCACATTCCACAACACCCATTACTTAATCTGCTTATTCAGCAGGGCTATGAAGTTTTTGCCAAAGCGTTGCTCGTGATGCGGCAACACGCTGAATTGCCTCCCTACCACTACCTTGCTGTCATTCGTGCCCAAGATAAGATTCCTTCTGAAGTACTTCATTTTTTACATACCGCAAAAGAACAATTAGAGACAGCCGGCATCAGAGTCCTAGGTCCAGCACCTGCACCTTTAGCGCGCAAGGCCAAACAACATCGAATGCAGTTATTAATCAAATCCCCGTCACGCAAAATTCTGCATAATGCATTGACGAAGCTAAGAGCCTGGTTAACAATGAACAAATTAAACAACGCTGTTCGCTGGAATGTGGACATTGATCCAATGGATTTATCATGA
- a CDS encoding 6-pyruvoyl trahydropterin synthase family protein: protein MKKYLTTVELQKESMKFSAGHTTIFSATEREPLHGHMYAVYLALTTWVEENGMTFDYRYYKERIHNLCRSLNQTFLMPQFSPFLEFAEDGEYYYFTFNHKKIPFLKEDVTLMPLTNITVEELSRWFVNELIKNKTELDRHRIEKVVVKVFSAPGQSASHEWQRS, encoded by the coding sequence ATGAAAAAATACTTAACTACCGTGGAATTACAAAAAGAATCGATGAAATTTTCGGCAGGCCATACCACTATTTTCTCAGCTACCGAGCGAGAACCTTTACACGGCCATATGTATGCTGTTTATTTGGCGCTCACCACATGGGTTGAAGAAAATGGTATGACTTTTGACTACCGTTATTACAAAGAGCGGATACATAATTTATGTCGATCTTTAAATCAAACCTTCTTAATGCCGCAATTTTCGCCCTTCTTAGAATTTGCCGAAGATGGGGAGTATTACTATTTCACTTTTAATCATAAAAAAATCCCCTTTTTAAAAGAAGATGTGACACTAATGCCGTTGACGAACATTACTGTTGAAGAATTATCACGCTGGTTTGTCAATGAACTTATTAAAAATAAAACCGAATTAGACCGGCATCGTATTGAAAAAGTGGTTGTCAAAGTCTTTTCAGCGCCGGGCCAATCGGCAAGCCACGAATGGCAACGCAGTTGA
- a CDS encoding class I SAM-dependent methyltransferase, translating to MNLLQLLRTQIAQQGDMPFVEFMQQALYAPYFGYYSAGLQKFGAHGDFVTAPELTPLFGKTLARQCKEVLDSLNSPALFEFGAGSGRLCVDLLTELEYLTCLPDIYYILEVSPDLRQRQSELIQQEIPHLFSRVIWLDRWPKQAFNGVIIANEVLDAMPVHRFLQTTDGIQESFVSLNAQDELIEVFKPCTNQRLLTYIIQNIPKGQIPYLSEVNLFLDDWIKQCYSLLTQGIVLLIDYGFPRHEYYHPDRNTGTLMCHYRHHAHPNPLIHVGEQDITAHVDFTHVAEAAHTAGFHIAGYCNQASFLLANGLLSLLENVNNERERLKTHQAVKQLIQPSEMGELFKVIALTKNIQTPLTGFQLHDKRASL from the coding sequence ATGAATTTACTCCAACTACTTCGCACCCAGATAGCACAACAAGGCGATATGCCTTTTGTGGAATTTATGCAGCAAGCACTCTATGCACCCTATTTTGGCTATTATAGTGCGGGATTGCAAAAATTTGGCGCCCATGGCGATTTTGTAACTGCACCGGAATTAACTCCTTTGTTCGGCAAAACACTTGCACGGCAATGCAAGGAGGTACTAGACAGTCTGAACTCACCCGCTTTATTTGAATTCGGTGCAGGTTCAGGCCGCTTATGCGTTGATCTTTTAACCGAGCTCGAATACTTAACTTGCTTACCCGATATTTATTATATTCTTGAAGTCAGCCCTGATTTACGCCAACGACAATCTGAATTAATCCAGCAAGAAATTCCCCACCTTTTTTCCCGCGTTATATGGCTTGACCGCTGGCCTAAACAGGCTTTCAATGGGGTTATTATCGCTAACGAAGTGCTTGACGCCATGCCAGTACATCGTTTTTTGCAAACAACAGATGGGATTCAAGAAAGCTTTGTTAGCCTTAATGCTCAAGATGAATTAATTGAAGTATTTAAACCCTGTACTAATCAGCGGTTACTCACTTACATTATCCAAAATATACCAAAAGGGCAGATACCTTACCTCTCTGAAGTCAATTTATTTCTCGACGATTGGATTAAGCAATGCTACAGCCTGTTAACCCAGGGGATAGTGCTCCTCATCGACTATGGGTTTCCACGGCATGAATATTATCATCCTGATCGCAACACCGGCACCTTAATGTGCCATTACCGTCATCACGCACACCCTAATCCCCTCATTCACGTGGGGGAGCAGGACATCACCGCCCATGTTGATTTTACCCACGTCGCTGAAGCCGCCCATACCGCCGGTTTTCATATTGCGGGGTACTGCAACCAAGCCTCTTTTTTGCTGGCAAACGGTTTGTTAAGCTTATTGGAAAATGTAAACAACGAACGTGAGCGATTAAAAACCCATCAGGCAGTCAAACAGCTTATTCAACCTAGCGAAATGGGCGAATTGTTCAAGGTCATTGCCTTAACCAAAAACATACAAACTCCATTAACTGGTTTTCAACTGCACGATAAACGAGCGAGTTTATGA
- a CDS encoding pteridine reductase, which produces MNQANTQALKVALVTGAARRIGAAITEQLHQAGYSVIIHCRSSLAEAQSLAQNLNQKRPNSALVLPCDLCTHQAIEELISSATAWVGRLDVLVNNASIFSRTDLADFDDKGWSELFETNVKIPFQLSLAARPYLALQQGAIINITDIHADKPLKGYAVYCQTKAALVMQTKALAREFAPQIRVNAIAPGAIAWPEQGNVLSLEQKNEIINKTPLKRHGSPLFIAQAVLALIENPFITGQILNVDGGRSV; this is translated from the coding sequence TTGAATCAAGCTAACACACAAGCGCTAAAAGTAGCGTTAGTTACCGGTGCTGCCAGACGCATAGGTGCAGCTATCACAGAACAGCTTCATCAGGCAGGCTACAGTGTGATTATTCATTGTCGGAGTTCCTTAGCTGAGGCACAAAGTTTAGCACAGAATTTAAATCAGAAGCGTCCAAACTCTGCGTTAGTCTTACCCTGTGATCTCTGCACACATCAAGCAATCGAAGAGTTAATTTCCTCAGCAACCGCTTGGGTCGGCCGATTAGATGTGCTTGTTAATAATGCTTCCATTTTCAGTCGCACTGACTTGGCTGATTTTGATGACAAGGGTTGGTCTGAGTTATTTGAAACTAATGTCAAAATACCATTTCAATTAAGTCTTGCTGCCCGCCCTTATCTAGCCCTGCAGCAAGGAGCAATCATTAATATAACTGATATTCATGCGGATAAGCCTCTTAAAGGTTATGCAGTCTATTGCCAAACTAAAGCCGCTCTCGTTATGCAAACCAAAGCCCTGGCACGCGAATTTGCACCGCAAATCCGTGTTAACGCGATTGCTCCTGGCGCAATCGCTTGGCCTGAACAGGGCAATGTGCTTTCCCTTGAACAAAAAAATGAAATCATTAACAAAACTCCTTTAAAACGCCATGGGAGCCCTCTTTTTATTGCCCAGGCAGTATTAGCTTTGATAGAAAACCCATTTATAACAGGACAAATTTTGAACGTGGATGGGGGGCGAAGTGTTTAA
- a CDS encoding TIGR00645 family protein, whose protein sequence is MIKFKAIIGHGFFMGRWLQLPLYVGLLIILAAYVYRYVIELFHLVVNINGFDDTHIMLGVLDLIDVVMIANLLIMVVLGGYETFVSRLELDTHPDQPEWLDHLDAGAMKIKLALALIGISSIHLLRTFIDPTKQTNFTVMWQVIIHLTLLLSVLAIAFTNRLLTKD, encoded by the coding sequence ATGATTAAATTTAAAGCAATTATCGGTCATGGCTTTTTTATGGGACGCTGGTTACAGTTGCCTCTCTATGTCGGCCTTTTAATTATCCTCGCGGCCTATGTCTATCGTTATGTCATCGAATTATTTCATCTGGTTGTCAATATCAATGGTTTCGATGATACCCATATCATGCTCGGTGTCCTGGACTTAATTGACGTGGTAATGATTGCTAATTTGCTCATCATGGTAGTCCTCGGCGGCTATGAGACTTTTGTTTCCCGCCTTGAGTTAGACACACATCCTGATCAACCCGAATGGTTGGATCATTTGGATGCAGGTGCTATGAAAATTAAACTTGCCCTTGCCCTGATTGGTATTTCATCCATTCATTTATTGCGAACATTTATCGATCCCACAAAGCAAACTAACTTCACGGTGATGTGGCAAGTGATCATTCACTTAACGCTCCTTCTTTCTGTGCTTGCTATTGCCTTTACTAACCGGTTACTGACAAAAGATTAA
- a CDS encoding tRNA dihydrouridine synthase, producing MQSFLNSQWTLGSLTLTHRLIQGPLAGFSCSPFRELFYQFTPPAYCVSEMISAHDVVHKHTLHSRYLHRTNNEKVLCYQIAGTDPLIMAQAATRLEGIGADLIDINCGCPKGKIRKKGAGSALLEKPQQLAEIVNTVRKAIKIPLTVKLRILGNPSDFELAKRVADVGADALIIHGRRWDDDYDKANNLNQIAKIKQQVNIPVIANGDFSDHASLYEAIQQTQCDAFMIARAGTGKPWLYQTLLTDKHIQPNPAQQIGLFMQHLQGLAALENEYRALLQSKSLIRYYFKNQLSTKQLHAFYQLNEFDQIEGWLKNSLTNLSEKA from the coding sequence ATGCAGTCTTTCCTCAATAGCCAATGGACCCTTGGTTCATTAACCCTCACTCATCGTCTTATTCAAGGACCGCTTGCTGGGTTCAGCTGCTCTCCCTTTCGGGAGCTATTTTACCAATTCACCCCCCCGGCATACTGTGTTTCGGAAATGATTTCAGCCCATGATGTTGTCCATAAACATACTCTGCATTCACGTTACTTGCATCGTACAAATAATGAAAAGGTGCTTTGCTATCAGATTGCCGGTACTGACCCTTTAATTATGGCACAAGCTGCAACCCGCCTTGAGGGAATAGGGGCTGATTTAATCGACATTAATTGCGGTTGTCCTAAAGGAAAAATCCGTAAGAAAGGGGCAGGTAGCGCTTTACTTGAAAAACCGCAACAGCTTGCGGAAATAGTCAATACAGTTCGCAAGGCGATTAAAATTCCCTTGACAGTTAAACTTCGCATATTGGGTAATCCTTCGGATTTCGAGCTTGCTAAGAGAGTTGCTGACGTCGGTGCAGACGCGTTAATTATCCATGGCAGACGTTGGGATGACGATTATGATAAAGCGAACAACCTGAATCAAATAGCCAAGATAAAACAGCAAGTCAATATTCCAGTGATTGCTAATGGCGACTTTTCTGATCACGCAAGTTTATATGAAGCCATCCAACAAACTCAGTGTGATGCCTTTATGATAGCTCGTGCAGGAACCGGCAAACCCTGGTTATATCAAACTTTACTTACTGACAAACACATTCAACCTAATCCGGCTCAGCAAATTGGGCTTTTTATGCAGCACTTGCAAGGATTAGCCGCCTTAGAAAATGAATATCGGGCGTTGTTACAAAGCAAGTCCTTGATTCGTTATTATTTTAAGAATCAGCTCAGCACAAAGCAATTGCATGCCTTTTACCAACTGAATGAATTTGATCAAATAGAGGGATGGTTAAAGAATTCATTGACTAACTTGAGTGAAAAGGCATAA
- a CDS encoding AAA family ATPase, with translation MEQLDLGSTQTVQQQFLQLSDYLNSRILGQNGLISRLLIALLADGHLLVEGAPGLAKTRAVKELSSVIEGDFHRIQFTPDLLPGDLTGTDVFHPENSSFVFQPGPIFHHLILADEINRAPAKVQSALLEAMAERQVTIGGKTYPLPELFLVMATQNPIEQEGTYPLPEAQLDRFLMYVRISYPDAQVEHDILTLARREAAGEVSKESATIKPLSQVTLFEARRQVLQVHTSEALENYLVQLVVATRKPAVYSDELAGWLRFGASPRATIALDRCARAHAWLAGRNYVTPEDIHVIAHDVLRHRILLSFEAEAEGVDSDDFINSLLKLIAVP, from the coding sequence ATGGAGCAGTTAGATCTTGGTTCAACGCAGACAGTTCAACAGCAATTTTTGCAATTAAGCGATTATCTTAATAGCCGAATCCTTGGCCAAAATGGATTGATTTCTCGGCTGCTCATTGCTTTGCTCGCCGATGGCCATCTGTTGGTTGAAGGTGCACCAGGCCTTGCAAAAACCCGTGCCGTCAAAGAATTATCTTCGGTAATTGAAGGAGATTTTCATCGGATTCAATTCACACCAGACTTATTGCCTGGTGATTTGACAGGTACAGACGTATTTCATCCAGAAAACAGTTCTTTTGTTTTTCAGCCTGGTCCTATTTTTCATCACCTTATTCTTGCCGATGAAATTAATCGCGCCCCTGCGAAAGTACAATCTGCCTTACTGGAAGCAATGGCGGAACGGCAAGTGACAATCGGGGGTAAGACCTATCCTCTGCCGGAACTTTTTTTAGTCATGGCAACTCAGAACCCGATTGAGCAAGAAGGCACTTATCCCTTACCCGAAGCCCAGCTTGATCGATTTTTGATGTATGTGCGCATTAGTTACCCAGACGCACAGGTTGAACATGATATTTTAACTTTGGCAAGACGAGAAGCGGCAGGAGAGGTAAGCAAAGAATCAGCAACCATTAAACCTTTAAGCCAGGTAACGCTGTTTGAGGCAAGACGTCAAGTGCTGCAGGTTCATACCAGCGAGGCTTTGGAAAATTATTTAGTGCAATTGGTTGTTGCGACACGAAAACCAGCTGTTTATAGTGATGAATTAGCGGGTTGGTTACGATTTGGGGCAAGCCCTCGCGCTACGATCGCCCTTGATCGTTGTGCCAGGGCCCATGCATGGTTAGCTGGCCGCAATTATGTGACACCAGAAGATATCCATGTGATTGCTCATGACGTTCTACGCCATCGTATTCTGTTAAGCTTTGAAGCTGAAGCTGAGGGTGTGGATAGTGACGATTTTATCAATTCCTTATTAAAATTAATTGCTGTTCCTTAG
- a CDS encoding DUF58 domain-containing protein: MTEGVTVQLDELIALRRYAQRVNYKPAGNTVRAGNHLSKLRGRGMDFAEARNYQAGDEIRHMEWRVTARTGRPHVKLYQEERERPVVILSDFNPSMFFGTRLAFKSVIAARLAAMIAWTAIKQGDRVGGLLFSAKEHNEFTPRSRETGVLPLLASLSQYTNDGTLNSDKSKPLSEVLMRVRRVTRPGSILVLISDFYNLDPDSEQHLSRLRSHNDILVYHICDPLELSPPKPQYYAITDGEQEFLLDTTMDDVTNAYKNFCEERIANLQTQFKRLQIQYVQLTAETSLPQIVRQTFPRRSRG, from the coding sequence ATGACTGAAGGGGTTACTGTCCAACTTGATGAATTAATCGCTCTGCGGCGTTATGCCCAGAGAGTGAATTATAAGCCTGCCGGTAATACGGTCCGCGCCGGTAATCATCTTTCTAAGTTGCGTGGCCGGGGGATGGACTTTGCTGAAGCGCGCAACTATCAAGCGGGTGATGAAATTCGCCACATGGAATGGCGGGTTACAGCGCGCACGGGCCGACCGCACGTCAAACTCTACCAGGAGGAAAGAGAGCGTCCTGTTGTCATTTTGAGTGATTTCAATCCATCGATGTTTTTCGGTACGCGCCTGGCATTTAAATCGGTGATTGCTGCCCGTTTAGCTGCCATGATCGCCTGGACTGCAATAAAGCAAGGCGATCGTGTTGGCGGATTGTTATTTTCAGCAAAAGAACATAATGAATTTACACCACGTAGTCGCGAAACGGGGGTATTGCCCTTATTAGCTTCTTTAAGTCAATACACCAATGACGGAACACTGAATAGTGATAAATCTAAGCCCTTGAGCGAAGTCCTAATGCGCGTTCGCCGTGTGACCCGCCCTGGAAGCATTTTGGTTCTTATCAGCGATTTTTATAATCTTGACCCTGACAGCGAGCAACATTTAAGCCGTTTACGTTCCCATAATGATATCTTGGTTTACCATATTTGTGATCCATTAGAACTATCCCCTCCAAAACCGCAGTATTATGCGATTACTGATGGAGAACAAGAATTTTTACTTGATACCACAATGGATGACGTGACAAACGCGTATAAAAATTTTTGTGAGGAACGAATTGCCAACTTACAAACCCAGTTTAAGCGGTTGCAAATACAATACGTGCAATTAACAGCAGAAACGAGTTTACCTCAAATAGTACGTCAGACTTTTCCTAGGAGGTCGCGTGGCTGA
- a CDS encoding DUF4381 domain-containing protein has translation MAESSAVLAKLHDIHLPAPIGWWPLAPGWYLLLFLCLILIVFLIYLARRTYANGQAKRQALQLLEVYEQEYRREQDSQASSMKVSELLRRVALVYFPREEVASLQGEAWLEFLNKTSKGIEFNKLRNYLLEIPYQPATDIDLQPLFHCAKAWIKQRGAPCLS, from the coding sequence GTGGCTGAGTCAAGCGCGGTATTGGCTAAACTGCATGATATCCATCTCCCTGCTCCCATAGGTTGGTGGCCTTTGGCGCCAGGTTGGTATCTTTTGCTATTTTTATGTTTAATCCTTATTGTATTTTTAATTTATTTAGCCCGACGCACTTATGCCAATGGGCAAGCGAAGCGTCAGGCTTTACAATTGCTTGAAGTCTATGAGCAAGAATATCGGCGTGAACAGGATAGCCAGGCGAGCAGTATGAAAGTCTCTGAATTACTTCGCCGGGTTGCTTTAGTTTATTTTCCCAGAGAAGAGGTAGCTAGTCTGCAGGGTGAGGCTTGGCTTGAGTTTTTGAACAAGACGTCAAAAGGTATTGAATTTAATAAGTTACGCAACTACTTATTGGAAATTCCTTATCAACCCGCAACCGATATTGATTTACAGCCCTTATTCCATTGTGCAAAGGCATGGATAAAACAACGAGGTGCACCATGTTTGAGTTAG
- a CDS encoding vWA domain-containing protein has protein sequence MFELATPWVLLALPLPLLIWLLVPRAVLRLPSALKVPFYQAMLSAMDNKKTALIGKAQISLLVIIWCLLVFAVAGPRWVGEPQPLTREGRNIMLALDLSGSMELADMLVNGRPASRLAVVKRAAEQFVQARTGDRIGLILFGTRAYLQTPLTYDRQNVLLRLEDATVGLAGQTTSIGDAIGLAVKRLQDVPAKGRIIILLTDGANNSGMLPPLKAAELAKLDNIKIYTIGLGAESDPRATGGIFFNPNPSSDLDEETLQEMAKITSGRYFRATDMQSLQEIYQSINQLETVSQDQATIRPQHDYYPWPLGLALLLLLYWLGEKANFKAVISRREVPHYE, from the coding sequence ATGTTTGAGTTAGCAACACCTTGGGTTTTATTAGCCTTGCCACTCCCTTTATTAATTTGGCTTTTAGTTCCTCGTGCTGTACTGCGATTGCCTTCCGCGCTGAAGGTTCCTTTTTATCAGGCCATGCTCTCTGCCATGGATAACAAGAAAACAGCGCTTATTGGGAAAGCCCAAATAAGCTTATTAGTTATTATTTGGTGTCTTTTAGTATTCGCTGTTGCAGGCCCTCGTTGGGTTGGAGAACCTCAGCCCTTAACACGTGAAGGTCGTAATATTATGCTTGCGCTTGATTTATCCGGAAGTATGGAGTTGGCAGACATGTTGGTAAATGGCCGGCCAGCCAGCCGCCTGGCTGTAGTCAAACGTGCCGCAGAGCAATTTGTGCAAGCTCGAACAGGTGATCGCATAGGTCTGATTCTTTTTGGTACCCGTGCATATTTGCAAACGCCACTCACTTACGACCGACAAAATGTGTTATTGAGGTTAGAGGATGCAACGGTGGGTTTGGCCGGTCAAACGACCTCCATCGGCGATGCAATTGGTTTGGCAGTGAAGCGTCTTCAAGATGTGCCAGCAAAAGGGCGGATCATTATTTTACTGACTGATGGTGCAAATAATTCCGGTATGCTGCCCCCTTTAAAAGCAGCTGAGTTAGCGAAACTCGATAACATTAAAATCTATACAATTGGTTTAGGGGCGGAGTCTGATCCTCGGGCTACGGGGGGAATCTTTTTTAATCCCAATCCCTCATCAGATTTGGATGAGGAAACTTTACAAGAGATGGCTAAAATAACGAGTGGCCGTTATTTCCGGGCAACGGATATGCAATCCCTGCAGGAAATTTACCAGAGCATTAACCAACTCGAGACAGTGAGCCAGGATCAGGCCACAATCCGTCCCCAACATGATTATTACCCTTGGCCTCTTGGGCTGGCGCTTCTCTTATTGCTCTATTGGCTCGGCGAAAAAGCAAATTTTAAGGCTGTTATTTCTCGTCGGGAGGTTCCACATTATGAGTGA